ACATAGATCGGATCGATGGAGTCCGACGAGGCGATATCTGCTGGCAGCCACGGGGGCAGTGGATTCGACCCATTGGCTACTTCGTTGTTCTGGGCGGTTTTCGTCGCCGACGATAGAATGGACGAAATGGGGATATTGATACTGTTTTCCAAGCTGCAGATGTCGAATTGGACCTTCTCCCGAACATCGATGATCGTGGGTTCCTTGGTTACCGTTCCGATAGCCTCGCTGGAAGCTGTCACTGGATACTTCGTCCGGTATTCCCGCGGCGAGATGCGCTCTTCCGGGAGCAACAGCTTCTCTGGACCGACACTTCCACAGAAGAAAACATAATCGGTAGAGCCTGACTTGACGGTCTCCAGCGTCACACTAGCCTCACCAGAGCACACCGCACAATTCGGTCGGCGCGAACGCAGTTTGATAGTTCGGAACAACGGGGAAGAATAAGCCGAAAAGATATGTAACGATGGAGGTTTTACTTCCTCGTCTGTAGCCGTAATGACCTTGATCGCCTCCAACGCCTGCAGTACACCCATTGTACCGACAACCGGCCCAAGAATGCCACCATCCGCACAGCTCATGATACTGTTTGCCGGAGGCGGCCGAGGAAAAACACATCGATAGCATGGACCCCCAGTCTTATCTCCTACCGATCGAGGAGGGTTATTCAGCACCATAAGCTGGCCTTCCGTCCGCagagcagaagccgaaaccAACGGCTTCCCAAGCAAAACAGCTGTATCCGAGATCAAATAACGTGTCGCCGGGTTATCCGTACagtcgaggatgaggtcatAGTTCTTGAAAATATCCGCCGCATCTTGGGGCGCCAGATGTGCTCGGTGCGCTATGTAAGTCGGATGAGGGTTCAAACTAAGAGCAAGTCGCCTATTAGAATCCGCAATGAAAAGCGGGCACGCAGACCAAACTCACTCGCGCAAAGACTCAATCGCACTATCcaccttgagcttcccaACATTCTTGCTCCGATGTAATACCTGCCGATGAAGGTTCGAGGATTCCACCGTATCCCCATCCACGAGTCCCAGTGTGCCCACCCCGGCTCCGGCGAGATACTGCGCAGCCGGACATCCCAAGCCGCCCGCTCCGACGATCAAAACCTTTGCGGATCGAAGTTTCAGTTGACCTGTAATATTGAAAAGTAATTGTTAGTTATTGCACCTCAAGCGACTTCCGTTTTAACAGGAAATCCACTCGCCTTGCAACCCCACTTGCGGCACGATCATTTGTCTTCCATAACGTCGATATTCTTCGTCTAGTAGCGGccactttctcttttcattgCCTTGGGTGCTAGTCGTAGCGGTGGAATTTGGGGCGTCCTGCGCCCTGGCTTTAATCGCTGCTTGCTCTGCGCTCTCGAGTTCGCGTTTCAGCCCAGCTAGCTGTGCTTCGGTGGCGGCGATCTGGGCGCGCAAGGAGGCGCAGgtatcttcaatatctcccattcttttcgCCGGTAGGGAGTCAACGGAATAAAAGAGGTGTATAGGCAGGTCCGCCCTGAATCtcagaataaaaaaaaggcggAAGATGACCCCGCGCGAAGATTCTCAGCTACTCTTATCGGAACCCGGCAATCTGAGACTATGCCTATTCGGGTAGTAGTACCATCTTGAGGTTACGGTGATTTTTACCGAATTTACATGGAGGGATCAGACGAAAACATTCGAACTAAAAGAGCTTAATAGTTTAAATTAACCATTATCCACTTGACAGGCCATAGTCTAATATGCAAGTAGCCTTATGTACACACCCCATTGGCCCTGTCCTGTAGCAGCCCCGCAATCTCACTATGTGGCTCGATATAGCGCTTCAGCTTTTGCCTGAATAGGGTTCGCTGCTCAAACGCATAAGCCATACCAATCAGCTTCTCTTCACTCCAGTGCGCGCCCATAAAGCTAATCCCGAAAGGAATGTTCTCGGCAACCTGAACTAGATTGCCGAACTTGTTGTATACGGTTTTCGTTCCCTTGGGATACGCGCCAAGCGGGACTGTGATGACCGGCGTACCGACGACTGATGGGACGTAGGCTGCCAGCGATGTAGGAAGAATGATAGCATCGAGCTTGTGGCGCGCAAGGGTCCCCAATacacctccttctcctcctaGACGGAGATTGTTTTGGTACATTGGCCAGAATTCCGTAGAAGTATTGTTGATTCCGACGGCGAGTGCTGCATCCCACTGGACCGTGTCACGTCCGGGATAATCCTCTCGTGGGTCACTCTGTGTGTATTTTCTGAGATCCTGTAGGGTATGTATGTTGTTTGGATTAGTCTCCAGCTTAGAGAGGTAACTCTCGATATTGGAGATAAAATCAGCATGAAGAACCTGAGTTACACTCTTGCTTTCGGGAAACTCCTCCCAGGCTGTGAAGTTCGCATCTTGCACAATAGTAGCACCCGCCTCTGTGAGTACAGAGATAGCGGCTTCGAATGCGGAGAGGACTGCGAGGCCGTGTGGTTCCATGGCTAGGAATGGTAGGACATTCCGTGGGATACCAATCCTCTTCCCCTGCAGCCTGTCCAATTGGCAGGCACCGACATAGAAGGGGACAGACGGGTGAGGCGAAGCAAGCGTATAGTTATCCCTCCCGTCTCTGCCTGCAATTGCCCCCAGAACCCACGCTGCATCTCGGACGGTCCGAGCCATTGGTCCAATGGTGTCTTGGTGCTCGCTGATTGGGATGACGCCGTAGCGTGAAGTAAGGCCGACTGTTGGTGTGATACCGACAATGTTGTTTACCTCGCTGGGAAATAGTATACTTCCCATTGTCTAGGTTCCTGGGTTAGCCTATGATGGACCTACATGCAGCATAGTTTGCAGCCACTTACTTCGGTTCCAAGCGCTGCCACAGCCAGTCCGAGATCAACTGCCACAGCGCTACCACTTGAACTTCCTTCGGGGTCCTGCATCGGATGATAAGCACCTAGAGTTTGTCCACCCCTAGGGCTCCAGCCATTGGAAGAATTAAGCGAACGGAAATTCATCCACTCCGACATACTCGTCTTTCCGAGGATGATGGCCCCATGCTCCTTAAGTTTCCTCACAGCAGTTGCATCCTCTCGCACTCGAGAATCATAGAGCGCATAAGAGCCGGCTTAAGCACAAACACACATCAGCCGAACGTGACAACAGAAAACAGCACTACCAGTATGAAACAGGGACGATATGCACCTGTGGTCTGCATCTTATCCGCCGTTCCAATATTATCCTTGACCAAAATCGGCATACCATGCAACTCTCTAAAACAATCATCAGCACATGACAGTCAGTAAATCTAGGCCAGATTATACTTACCCCCGACTAAGGCCATATAGTCTCTCCCCATCCAGCACTTCTGCCTCGTGCAACGCATCCGGGTTAACCTCCAATATGGGACGAAGTGTAGAATTGACCTCATTGATCCTCGCAACATACGTCTACACCCGATTAACGAACAatccaaccaccaccacaacccaAGAACAAACCTTAACCAAATCCACGCTAGAATAGCAATTATCCCCAAGATCACTAGCAAGGTCGTCCTTCGTCGCGTGGATGAGCGGCGGATACGCACACGTGAACGCGGACACCGTCACACAGGCATATAGGAAACACAGAAGCCCGCCGAAAGCCCTATAAAACAGCATGGTTGCACGTAATCCCGACCGAGAGGATCTAAAAGCTGACGAGAAATGTGAAGTTGGAATACTTAATCGAATAACTTTCTCGTCTTATATAGGAATCAAAAGTGGTCATTCACGGTGCCTAACAGATCAACAGGGCCCTTGCTTTCACTGGACTGACAAATTCGAGGCCATTCATCTCCTTTACGGATGCAGTGAACAATAGGAAGGTGCGATCGTGTCACCTGCTTTCGTTCCTGTGGAGTTGGGTTACGTTGAGAGGCTCTCATATTGGAGGAAATCTGACTCGCCCCCTTGCCTATACTGCTGCGAGTACTATATTTGGGCAACACATCGTGCCCCTTTTCTGGAACAATTCTTTCAGCAATGTTTGCTTTTTAGCTCTTAGGGTTGCACAAGGAAGATTGCGATGTTTTGGATTACATCAGTGCCAAGAGCCGCAATTCTATATAAGAGAAATTGTCTCAATTGACTCGTAGAAAAGCCCCGGGTGGTGAATCGTGGAGGCTCGTGGGTCGGTTGCTCGACTTGGCTTCGGCTTGCGAAGATCATAATGGATGAGATTAATTATTAAGCCGCTGTGGGGATAACGGTTGACCTTCTTTGTCTCTATCATCCTGATGCAACCCTAATCTATTAACGCCTCCTGATCGTCGCACGAATGGAAACAGtggaatgaaagaagatgttgggatGGTTCTATTCCTGACTAAGCTCTATAACAGATTCCTCCCGTTCTGTACAATAGTTTGATCGTCGCGTCATGGTCTAAATAATCTAGACTTTGTTATCCTCGGCCTGCTCGATGTGAGAGACCACACCCTTGTTCAGGGTATGTTCCACGGCAGCACGGCGCTCATTCTCATCGACAGCCCCAAAGAGAAtgtccatctcttccagagaacggcccttggtttccttggcgaagaagacgatgaacACGCCCATGGCCACGCAGAAGATTCCGAACATGAGGAACGTCCGCCAACCCAGGTTGTGCACTGCGTGGGGAGTGAATTCGGTAACACAGAAGTTGAACAGCCATTGGCTGCTTGCTCCAAGGCCGACACCGTATGCACGCAGGCGTGTTGGGAAAATCTAGAACGGAAGTCAGTCAGGGGATGTCTCGGATATTATGTTGGTTTCTCGTATAAATGGACCAGTCTTACCTCACTCAAATAGACCCATGGAGTTGGGCCCCATGAGGCGCTGTAGCCAATGACATAAAGATAGATCATGGCAACCATGGCAATGGAAGCCTGGGAAACCCCTGACGCAGATGTGTCAGGTGGATGAGTGGCCAAGACGGCACCGATGATGAACATCATGGAAGCCATCCAAATTGAGCCTCCAATCAGACTCTTCTTCCGTCCCCAGCGATCAATACCGATGAACAAGAAGATTGCCGTCGCGACGACCTTCACGGTTCCGTAAACACCCGTGGCGAAAAGAGACGAGCTGGTCGCGCTAAGACCGATGGTCTGGAAGATCTGAGGTGCATAGTATCCAATGGAGTTGGTGCCCGAAAATTGCTGGCAAAGCATGAGTACGGCAGCAAACATGAAGCGGTTTCGGTTGCTCGGCTGAAGGAACTCTTTGTAGGTCAAACCCTCGGTCGCCGcctgctcctcctcaatGGAGGCGCGGATCTCAGCCATCTCGGTCTGCACCACCTCGCTACTGGCGGGCTCATTTCTAATATACGCCAGAGACTGCAGCGCCTCTTCATGACGACCTTTGCTAGTCAACCAGCGAGGAGACTCTTTGAGGAAAAAGAGTCCAATCAGCATGAGCCCGCCGGGAATGATCTGGATCGCAACTGGAGTCCGCCATTGCTTCGTGCTGGGTGCAATATGCAGGGACACTCCATAGTCCAACCAATAGGCAAAGGTGCTTCCGATGACCAGAAACTCCTGGAACATTCCAGCAATACGACCTCTGATCTCCGGGGGAGCGCTCTCGCCCACAAACACAGGTGTGATACTGGACATGCCGCCGATACCCAATCCGGCCACGACTCGGCCACCATAAATCATGCCAATCTGGTGGCTTGCGCCAACTTGAATAGCAGCTCCAATTAGGAACACGACGGTAAGGATCATAAGGGAGTAGCGACGTCCGAGAAAGTCATTGAGGAAGGAGGCGCCGATAGCACCGAAGAAACAGCCAGCAGTGAGCAGAGACACCACATTGGAAGAGACCTGGGCATTTGCCGCGTCTGCAAATCCATCGGATCCCGATAGACCGAAATCATTCTTGAAGCTGTCCAGGGCAAGCACACTACCCATCACTCCGGTGTCGAACCCTACAGAACATCGTTAGTTCATGTACGACAAGTCAGTCTGGTTCAACAAGAAGGCGTACCGAAAAGCAGGGACCCTGAGTAGGCCACTGCTGTGAGGATGTAAACACGGTGATTCTTGAAGATACCCATTTTGGCGAAATTGGTCAGGACCGATGGGTGGCAGACAGTTCAATCAAGGAGGGCCGTCTCgagaaaaacagaaaccaGGGAGATGTCTGGGGAAGACCCCATTATATTCCCCAGCCCTCCCCCAGACTCGTCTCCATCGATGGGTCAACTAAGGGCCCCATAGCTATACTCCATCCAGGTAGACATATCTGAACTGTGATAGGCTGTGGGCGAGGATGCTAAGCACCGCGATAGGCATTGGCGGCGCCGCCCGCAAAACCCCAGTGGCAAGCGCTTCTCTTTTTTACCCACGCACGGGGCTCCCAGGAAAGCAACTCTGGGGGAAAAGACGTGACTCGGCAATGCTTCTTTCGACTCCGCGATGTGGATACGGACGGAGAAATTCTGTCCTTTTCGCGGGGTGTCATTTTTCCGTCCACTAAATGCGGTCGCCAAGATGACACTAGACTCCATTCTATCCACCAAATATCACGGGGATAACACACATTTCATTTGCCTGTCGTTCGTCTATGATGCCGTTTAATCTCAGGGCCGATAGGTAAGGCGCTGCTGATCGGCCTATcaagaagatcttctccaataaTCGTTAATATGGCATGACCTAACTACCCTCCATCGTTGCATTAGCCTTACTACAAGTCACTGAACAACCAATGATGATTCCTTCTAGAAAGCCCCAGCCGGCGTATCAAACCATTATATATGGATAGATTCTCTAAAATGCTCTACCATCGTCGTCATACTCACCATTGAAGTTACGACCAGCTCGGCCGAAGAGTGAACCCACTTAGACGCAGACGGTCCATACGTGAACATCACTCACCGACATACCCAAGACAAAATCTCAgtcatcttcaatatatgGCCGGGATAAATATGCCCTAAGCCTTCCTTATCAGTAAGCATCACTGCCTGACGGTCTCCCCTGTGGGATTTATGAGGAAATTGCAATCAGTTTTGCTCCCAAGACACCTGTGGATATACCTGTCCCGAAATAGATATTATCCAGTTTGGCAATGCTAGATTATATGAGCAGCACACCCATGGCCCACCCAAACAGGCACCTGTGACGGAATCGCAGTGAAACTTTACCCAAGACAAGAATATTTTTGAAATCTATGCCTACAATCTTGATCCTGAAGTCGTACCTAAAATCCGATATCACATTTATCTTATGCTttgaatgaatgaagaaaaagatggcATAAACCACAAACACCTCCATTTCTCACAATGTAAAATTTCCGAATAACATCCATTGTCCCAAGGGTCAATACCTAGATTACTATCCATTACAAAATGGAATATCGTTACCTCAAGCCTCGGGCAAATGGATACAGCAGATATCTAATCTGTCCAGATTTCTGTAGGATATTATCATTAAAGACATATGAGGATAATTTGCTCCTTAACTTGGCAGCTTCGGCTAATTATCAATAATTATGCATTGTGATTCTAGGATTAGGCTTGCTTATAAATTATGCTGTGTATAGTATAGCATTAGGCATGAAAGCGTGACCATTATATGCACGTACAAGATATACTATAACTATCTGTGGAATTAATAGTTGTGCAGATCATTCATCGACTGCAAAAAGACAGATAACCTTAGCATAAATAGGAGACCGATTAAGTATAGTGCTGTTGCTGCGATTAAGTTCCGTTGGACCGAAAGATGACTTTTGTTATATTTCGAATTCTCGAACAAATCAAGGCATATTAGCTTAAACCTCAATTGCAACCTACTTCTCGCATTTCAGATTGACAAGCCAATAGATGACATGGAGATCGTCTAAGCCGCCGCTGATATGCAGACGGACCTCATATAGTAGGCAACAGTATATTTCATTAAGTAAAGTGTGTAAGATTCTATAGATATGAGACAGATTCAGCACCTATCTGTCCAATGAGGAAAGGTAGAATCAAGGTGCTTGAATATACACTGTAGCATCTGTCCCAGACAGCCCCGGGTGGATTGACCATGGCGTTAGTCCGTGTTTAGGTTGCATAGTACCTGATCTACATAGTAGACCTCATACCGTACCgccaagaagaggatggcCAGCAGGGAATATATTGGAGACGAGATATTGTCAGATGGTGTTTCTTTATATTCCATCATCTTgcgtttctttcttcgattttcAGATATTCACCCTGTGTTGTTCCACATATGCAGTTAGACGAAATGCCTTTGACACCGAAGGACATTggcatcaaggccatcgaggTCTACTTTCCCAGTCGGGTATGTCCTGAGCCTCTTTGAATCATCTGGAAGAACATTAACCAGAGCAAATATAGTATGTACCGCAATCAGAGCTCGAGACCTTTCTAGGGGCCAGTGCTGGAAAATTCACCATTGGTCTCGGGCAGCAGAATATGAGCTTCTGTGATGACCGGGAAGGTAGACTGACATAAAAGCCACCAAGCTCCTTCAGCATCGTTGGCTGACAATCATGAACAGACATCTACTCTTTAGCCCTCACCACCGTTTCCTCGTTGCTCCGAAAATACTCAATCGACCCAAAGACGATCGGTCGCCTCGAAGTCGGAACAGAAACCCTTTTGGATAAATCCAAGTCCTGCAAGTCCGTTCTCATGCAGCTGTTCGGTGACAATGCCGATATCGAAGGCGTCGATACATGCAACGCCTGCTATGGAGGAACGAACGCACTGTTCAACGCCGTGAACTGGGTCGAATCGTCCGCCTGGGATGGGCGTAACGCCATTGTTGTCGCGGGCGATATTGCCTTGTACGATACGCCGGCAGCGCGCCCGACAGGTGGCGTCGGCTGTGTAGCCATGCTCATCGGTCCAAACGCAGCCCTAGTGCTGGAGCCACTCCGCGCGTCGTACATGAAGCATGTGTACGACTTTTACAAAGCCGATCTCAAATCCGAATACCCTCTAGTAGATGGGCACTTCTCAAACATTTGTTATCTTCAGGCGCTGGATAATTGCTATCAACGATATCGCAGCAAAAAGCTGGCCAAAACAAGTGGTGAGTTGAACGGGGTGTCGACCAGTAACAAGAGTAGCTTCTTAGATACTTTTGACTACATGGTATTCCATGCCCCCAACTGCAAGTTGGTAGCCAAGGGATATGGTCGCATGTTGTTTAACGACTTCCGACTGGAACCAGATCGTTTCGATCCTGTCCCGTCTGAGATTCGAGATGTCGAGTATACAGCATCTTTGACAGATAAGAACATTGAAAAGCTCTGTATGGGTCTGACCAAGGACAAGTTCTCAGAGCGTGTCCAACCGTCCCTTACAGCCCCGGCCCACTGTGGTAATATGTATACAGCTAGCATATATTCGGGGCTGGTGAGTCTATTGAGCAACGTCCCAAGTGAGAAACTGCAGAACAAGCGTGTCGGCATGTTCAGCTATGGCGGCGGTCTTGCCAGTACCATGTTCAGCTTGCAGGTCAAGGGCGACATTACGGAAATGGCGCAAAAGATCCGGTTACGTGATCGTTTGGATGCTCGCACAGCGGTGTCCCCTGAATTCTATGATCAGGTACGTTGTTCGATAGATATATTTCCCTTAGAATGATATTGGTCTGACCAGCTTAGATGTGTCAACTTCGCGAGAAGGCCTACCAACAGAAGAATTACACCCCTAAGGGGAGTGTTGAGACCCTCGCCCCTGGCACGTATTATCTGGTCCACGTCGAT
This window of the Aspergillus oryzae RIB40 DNA, chromosome 8 genome carries:
- the erg13A gene encoding putative hydroxymethylglutaryl-CoA synthase (hydroxymethylglutaryl-CoA synthase); translated protein: MPLTPKDIGIKAIEVYFPSRYVPQSELETFLGASAGKFTIGLGQQNMSFCDDREDIYSLALTTVSSLLRKYSIDPKTIGRLEVGTETLLDKSKSCKSVLMQLFGDNADIEGVDTCNACYGGTNALFNAVNWVESSAWDGRNAIVVAGDIALYDTPAARPTGGVGCVAMLIGPNAALVLEPLRASYMKHVYDFYKADLKSEYPLVDGHFSNICYLQALDNCYQRYRSKKLAKTSGELNGVSTSNKSSFLDTFDYMVFHAPNCKLVAKGYGRMLFNDFRLEPDRFDPVPSEIRDVEYTASLTDKNIEKLCMGLTKDKFSERVQPSLTAPAHCGNMYTASIYSGLVSLLSNVPSEKLQNKRVGMFSYGGGLASTMFSLQVKGDITEMAQKIRLRDRLDARTAVSPEFYDQMCQLREKAYQQKNYTPKGSVETLAPGTYYLVHVDDIFRRKYELKPYA
- a CDS encoding sugar porter family MFS transporter (permeases of the major facilitator superfamily), producing the protein MGIFKNHRVYILTAVAYSGSLLFGFDTGVMGSVLALDSFKNDFGLSGSDGFADAANAQVSSNVVSLLTAGCFFGAIGASFLNDFLGRRYSLMILTVVFLIGAAIQVGASHQIGMIYGGRVVAGLGIGGMSSITPVFVGESAPPEIRGRIAGMFQEFLVIGSTFAYWLDYGVSLHIAPSTKQWRTPVAIQIIPGGLMLIGLFFLKESPRWLTSKGRHEEALQSLAYIRNEPASSEVVQTEMAEIRASIEEEQAATEGLTYKEFLQPSNRNRFMFAAVLMLCQQFSGTNSIGYYAPQIFQTIGLSATSSSLFATGVYGTVKVVATAIFLFIGIDRWGRKKSLIGGSIWMASMMFIIGAVLATHPPDTSASGVSQASIAMVAMIYLYVIGYSASWGPTPWVYLSEIFPTRLRAYGVGLGASSQWLFNFCVTEFTPHAVHNLGWRTFLMFGIFCVAMGVFIVFFAKETKGRSLEEMDILFGAVDENERRAAVEHTLNKGVVSHIEQAEDNKV
- a CDS encoding uncharacterized protein (molybdopterin synthase sulfurylase), with the translated sequence MARTVRDAAWVLGAIAGRDGRDNYTLASPHPISENTHRVTHERIIPDVTRSSQLKLRSAKVLIVGAGGLGCPAAQYLAGAGVGTLGLVDGDTVESSNLHRQVLHRSKNVGKLKVDSAIESLRDLNPHPTYIAHRAHLAPQDAADIFKNYDLILDCTDNPATRYLISDTAVLLGKPLVSASALRTEGQLMVLNNPPRSVGDKTGGPCYRCVFPRPPPANSIMSCADGGILGPVVGTMGVLQALEAIKVITATDEEVKPPSLHIFSAYSSPLFRTIKLRSRRPNCAVCSGEASVTLETVKSGSTDYVFFCGSVGPEKLLLPEERISPREYRTKYPVTASSEAIGTVTKEPTIIDVREKVQFDICSLENSINIPISSILSSATKTAQNNEVANGSNPLPPWLPADIASSDSIDPIYVVCRLGNDSQIAVKRLKELGLDRGGERVVADIRGGLRAWREQVDPEWPEY